In one window of Streptomyces sp. NBC_01224 DNA:
- a CDS encoding acyl-CoA carboxylase subunit beta: MTVPHERPAGVLPSATRGRVAELLALREQALAGPGERATEAQHAKGKLTARERIELLVDPGSFKEVEQLRRHRATGFGLEQKKPYTDGVITGWGTVEGRTVFVYAHDFRIFGGALGEAHATKIHKIMDMAISAGAPLVSLNDGAGARIQEGVSALAGYGGIFQRNTRASGVIPQISVMLGPCAGGAAYSPALTDFVFMVRETSQMFITGPDVVKAVTGEEISQNGLGGADVHAETSGVAHFAYDDEETCIAEVRYLIGMLPSNNRENPPTVASDDPADRRGDVLLDLVPADGNRPYDMHKVIEELVDDGDYLEIHERWARNIICALARLDGQVVGIVANQPQSLAGVLDIEASEKAARFVQMCDAFSIPIITLLDVPGFLPGVDQEHGGIIRHGAKLLYAYCNATVPRISLILRKAYGGAYIVMDSQSIGADLTYAWPTNEIAVMGAEGAANVIFRRQIADAEDPEAMRVRMVKEYKAELMHPYYAAERGLVDDVIDPAETRQVLIASLAMLRNKHADLPFRKHGNPPQ; the protein is encoded by the coding sequence ATGACCGTTCCGCACGAACGTCCCGCCGGAGTGCTGCCGTCCGCCACGCGTGGCCGTGTGGCCGAACTGCTGGCGCTGCGTGAGCAGGCGCTGGCCGGCCCCGGCGAGCGGGCGACCGAGGCGCAGCACGCCAAGGGCAAGCTGACGGCGCGTGAGCGCATTGAGCTGCTGGTCGATCCGGGTTCGTTCAAGGAGGTCGAGCAGCTTCGCCGGCACCGGGCGACCGGCTTCGGCCTGGAGCAGAAGAAGCCGTACACCGACGGTGTCATCACCGGCTGGGGCACGGTCGAGGGCCGCACGGTCTTCGTCTACGCGCACGACTTCCGGATCTTCGGCGGCGCGCTGGGCGAGGCCCACGCCACCAAGATCCACAAGATCATGGACATGGCCATCTCGGCCGGTGCCCCGCTGGTCTCGCTGAACGACGGCGCGGGCGCCCGTATCCAGGAGGGCGTCAGCGCGCTCGCCGGATACGGTGGGATCTTCCAGCGCAACACCCGGGCCTCCGGTGTCATCCCGCAGATCAGCGTGATGCTCGGACCGTGCGCGGGCGGCGCGGCCTACTCCCCGGCGCTCACCGACTTCGTGTTCATGGTCCGTGAGACCTCGCAGATGTTCATCACCGGGCCGGACGTCGTGAAGGCGGTCACCGGTGAGGAGATCAGCCAGAACGGCCTCGGCGGCGCCGATGTGCACGCCGAGACCTCGGGCGTCGCGCACTTCGCGTACGACGACGAGGAGACCTGCATCGCCGAGGTCCGCTACCTGATCGGGATGCTGCCGTCCAACAACCGGGAGAACCCGCCCACCGTGGCGAGCGACGACCCGGCCGACCGGCGCGGCGACGTCCTGCTCGACCTGGTGCCGGCCGACGGCAACCGCCCGTACGACATGCACAAGGTCATCGAGGAGCTCGTCGACGACGGCGACTACCTGGAGATCCACGAGCGCTGGGCCCGCAACATCATCTGCGCCCTGGCCCGGCTCGACGGCCAGGTCGTCGGCATCGTCGCCAACCAGCCGCAGTCCCTCGCCGGTGTCCTGGACATCGAGGCCTCCGAGAAGGCCGCCCGCTTCGTCCAGATGTGCGACGCCTTCAGCATCCCGATCATCACCCTTCTGGACGTCCCAGGCTTCCTGCCCGGCGTGGACCAGGAGCACGGTGGAATTATTCGGCACGGTGCCAAGCTGCTCTACGCGTACTGCAACGCCACCGTGCCGAGGATCTCGCTGATCCTGCGCAAGGCCTACGGAGGCGCCTACATCGTGATGGACAGCCAGTCCATCGGTGCGGATCTGACCTACGCCTGGCCCACCAACGAGATCGCCGTGATGGGCGCCGAAGGTGCCGCCAACGTCATCTTCCGTCGGCAGATCGCCGACGCCGAAGACCCCGAGGCCATGCGCGTCCGCATGGTCAAGGAGTACAAGGCCGAACTGATGCACCCCTACTACGCCGCCGAACGCGGCCTCGTCGACGACGTCATCGACCCTGCCGAGACCCGCCAGGTGCTGATCGCCTCGCTCGCCATGCTGCGCAACAAGCACGCCGACCTGCCCTTCCGTAAGCACGGCAACCCCCCGCAGTAG
- a CDS encoding 3-deoxy-7-phosphoheptulonate synthase, translating into MTNEPSDLLGLGPGATPSMRPDKERTTLAGLPPLVLPAEIDDLGKRMAAVARGEAFVLQGSTCAQPFSEQRLGGLVRTLLQMSVVLSHAARMPVVKIARLAARHPAPGHAGWDRAYADAAVTMNVIRAMSGENGIADVRQVQQWNREFVRDTAGGSRFGALSAEIDRGLRFMAAWGVDDRPLRTTKVFVSHEPLLLAYETPHLFLEESADESRLWTLSAHQFRIGEQARQPDDSHIALAELLANPVCLTIGPTTAPEEVVEYVRRLDPHFRPGRLTLISRMGSDRVREVLPPIVEKVTASGHQVVWSCDPMHGTPHEPAAGRSTCSFPRVVDEVRGYIEVHRELGTHLGGVHFETTGAQDISDTEPTGRYRNKCDPRLNEQQSVELAFLMAEMLRS; encoded by the coding sequence ATGACGAACGAGCCGTCCGACCTCCTCGGACTCGGACCGGGAGCCACGCCGTCGATGCGGCCGGACAAGGAGCGGACAACGCTCGCCGGTCTGCCCCCACTTGTCCTGCCGGCCGAGATCGACGACCTCGGCAAGCGCATGGCCGCGGTCGCCCGAGGAGAGGCCTTCGTCCTCCAGGGCAGCACCTGCGCGCAGCCGTTCAGCGAGCAGCGCCTGGGCGGCCTCGTCCGCACTCTGCTGCAGATGTCGGTCGTACTGTCCCACGCCGCCAGGATGCCCGTAGTCAAGATCGCCCGGCTGGCCGCCCGGCACCCCGCGCCGGGCCACGCCGGATGGGACCGGGCCTACGCGGACGCAGCGGTGACGATGAACGTGATCCGGGCGATGAGCGGCGAGAACGGCATTGCTGACGTGCGTCAAGTACAGCAGTGGAACAGGGAGTTCGTACGCGACACCGCGGGGGGAAGCCGATTCGGGGCGCTCTCCGCCGAGATCGACCGCGGCCTGAGGTTCATGGCCGCCTGGGGGGTCGACGACCGCCCCCTGCGGACCACAAAGGTGTTCGTGAGCCACGAGCCGCTGCTGCTCGCCTACGAGACCCCGCACCTGTTCCTGGAGGAGTCCGCGGACGAGTCACGGCTGTGGACCCTGTCCGCGCACCAGTTCCGGATCGGCGAGCAGGCCCGGCAGCCGGACGATTCGCACATCGCGCTCGCCGAGCTGCTGGCCAATCCGGTCTGCCTCACGATCGGACCGACGACGGCACCCGAGGAGGTCGTGGAGTACGTGAGGAGACTCGATCCGCACTTCCGGCCGGGCAGGCTCACTCTGATCAGCCGGATGGGCAGCGACCGGGTCCGTGAGGTGCTCCCGCCCATCGTGGAAAAGGTGACGGCGTCCGGTCACCAGGTGGTGTGGAGCTGCGACCCGATGCACGGCACCCCCCACGAGCCGGCGGCCGGCCGCAGCACATGCTCCTTCCCGCGCGTCGTCGACGAGGTGCGGGGATACATCGAAGTGCATCGTGAACTGGGGACCCACCTGGGCGGTGTACATTTCGAAACAACGGGCGCGCAGGATATTTCCGACACGGAACCGACCGGCCGCTACCGGAATAAATGCGACCCTCGGTTGAATGAACAACAATCGGTGGAGTTGGCTTTTCTTATGGCAGAGATGCTCCGCAGCTGA
- a CDS encoding metallophosphoesterase family protein translates to MVADSGPGRLVAISDVHVRYDENRKIVDRIRPENDRDWLIVAGDIGEIASDIEWALRTLRNRFANVIWAPGNHELWTAPDDPVQLRGEQRYLHLVDICRKLGVSTPEDPYPVWEGEGGPVAVAPLFLLYDYSFRPPGTYSKAAALQVAEEAGVVCSDEFLLHPDPYPSRESWCRARVRTTEARLSALPEDLPTVLVNHWPLVREPTRVLWRQEFALWCGTTATADWHTRFRARSVVYGHLHIPRVIRCDGVPHQEVSLGYPREWQRRQGTPGRLVQILPAVTSLHRESV, encoded by the coding sequence CTGGTGGCTGACTCCGGGCCCGGAAGGCTCGTCGCGATCAGCGACGTCCATGTCCGCTACGACGAGAACCGGAAGATCGTCGACCGGATCAGACCGGAGAACGACAGGGACTGGCTGATCGTCGCCGGTGACATCGGTGAGATCGCCTCGGACATCGAGTGGGCCCTGCGCACCCTGCGCAACCGGTTCGCCAACGTCATCTGGGCGCCGGGCAATCACGAACTGTGGACCGCCCCCGACGACCCGGTGCAACTGCGGGGCGAGCAGCGCTACCTGCACCTGGTGGACATCTGCCGCAAGCTCGGAGTGTCCACTCCCGAGGACCCGTACCCGGTCTGGGAAGGGGAGGGTGGTCCCGTCGCCGTCGCACCGCTCTTCCTCCTGTACGACTACTCCTTCCGGCCGCCGGGGACGTACTCCAAGGCGGCGGCGCTCCAGGTAGCCGAGGAGGCCGGGGTGGTCTGCAGCGACGAGTTCCTGCTGCACCCGGACCCCTACCCCAGCCGCGAATCCTGGTGCCGGGCTCGGGTGCGGACGACCGAGGCACGTCTCTCGGCTCTTCCCGAGGACCTCCCTACCGTCCTCGTCAACCACTGGCCGCTCGTACGCGAACCGACGCGAGTGCTCTGGCGGCAGGAGTTCGCGCTGTGGTGCGGAACCACGGCCACCGCCGACTGGCATACGAGGTTCCGTGCCAGGTCGGTGGTCTACGGGCACCTGCACATTCCCAGGGTGATCCGCTGCGACGGCGTGCCGCACCAGGAGGTCTCCCTCGGATACCCCCGTGAATGGCAGCGGCGTCAGGGCACGCCGGGCCGGCTGGTCCAGATCCTGCCGGCCGTCACCTCCCTCCACAGAGAGTCGGTGTGA
- a CDS encoding helix-turn-helix transcriptional regulator, which translates to MALVERERELQLLQNLLNTTFKGHGKIGLVSGPVASGKTELLRSFADLCADEGALLLNATATRTDRSVPFAVLRQLLDCLPEQAGPVTELIATGTASEISRTAVATLLDLAGQAPLVVVVDDVHHSDEPSMDCVMRLVNRLRSSRILLVLAESSGDWSVHPAFRIELVRQTQFHRIRLAPLTADGVSEMCSQHLGQSAAHHAPEAHQMTGGNRLLVRALIEDHADSGELPGRAGGSSIGESFRQAVLTCLRRSGPDELEAARGLAVLDATGSTNRIAELLGRGPEALRRVLQSLQTLGIIHDGRFRHRLTRAAVYDDLAPHMLAELHTRAAQLLSDGGGSVTDVADHLVAAKHVSADWAIAVLQRAAEESLAADDEEPAIRYIEFALSVCTEERQRALLRMLLVRTKWRSDPTGAARHLSPLLQAQREGHLDVEQTAYLLRVLMWHGRIQDGKELITHLSRIRPSANEAPSAVLTGARNLLRHAYPQFIPHGSGESDHLFDSATTPPGQQAQASAVLSSVLGESTGGDERCIRVAEQILQSTQLSDTTLESVCSALQTLIYAEQPLLAGRWCDTLLAEAGSRGVVTWQAVLSGLRAEIALREGDLVQAERCAVGALTLIGVEGWGVGVGATLGTLVQAVTARGDFDNAHKYLREPVPAAMFQTRYGLTYLRARGRYYLATDRLQAALADFSYCGELMTLWQLDSPAFVPWRTDSAEVLLRLGDHEQARALTKEQMSHIGSRTSRTYGASLRVLAGTASHRGRLSLLKESVEVLQACGDRLTLTQALFDLSCAHESMGEFGKAQMISRRAGRLARESGVQRVQDPALTRPEEPIVLHPAQADTWSRPVDEAASAADVLTLSERRVAALASLGYTNREISRKLHITVSTVEQHLTKVFRKLRVKRRTDLPVELEFDVTSPAC; encoded by the coding sequence GTGGCACTTGTGGAACGTGAGCGTGAGCTGCAACTGCTCCAGAATCTTCTGAACACCACTTTCAAGGGGCACGGAAAGATAGGACTGGTCAGTGGGCCGGTGGCCAGCGGCAAAACCGAGCTACTGCGATCGTTCGCCGATTTGTGCGCCGACGAGGGAGCCCTGCTCCTGAACGCGACCGCGACGAGAACCGACCGGTCCGTGCCCTTCGCCGTGCTTCGCCAGTTGCTCGACTGCCTGCCGGAGCAGGCAGGACCTGTCACGGAACTCATCGCCACAGGCACCGCGTCCGAGATCTCCCGCACGGCGGTGGCCACGCTGCTCGATCTGGCCGGACAGGCACCGCTGGTCGTCGTCGTCGACGACGTGCACCACTCGGACGAGCCGTCGATGGACTGCGTGATGCGCCTGGTCAACCGACTGCGGTCCTCCCGCATCCTGCTCGTACTCGCCGAATCGTCGGGCGACTGGTCGGTGCACCCCGCCTTCCGGATCGAGCTGGTCCGCCAGACACAGTTCCACAGGATACGTCTGGCACCCCTGACGGCGGACGGCGTCAGCGAGATGTGCTCGCAGCACCTCGGCCAGAGCGCGGCACATCATGCGCCGGAAGCCCACCAAATGACCGGCGGCAACCGGCTACTGGTACGGGCCCTCATCGAGGACCACGCGGACTCGGGGGAGCTGCCGGGCCGGGCAGGCGGCTCGTCGATCGGTGAGAGTTTCCGGCAGGCCGTCCTGACCTGCCTGCGCCGCAGCGGCCCGGACGAACTCGAGGCCGCCAGGGGTCTGGCCGTACTCGACGCCACCGGATCGACGAACAGGATCGCGGAGCTGCTCGGCCGCGGCCCGGAGGCGCTCCGCCGTGTTCTGCAGTCACTGCAAACGCTGGGGATCATCCATGACGGCCGGTTCCGGCACCGGCTCACCCGTGCGGCTGTCTACGACGACCTCGCCCCGCACATGCTGGCGGAACTGCACACGCGTGCCGCTCAGTTGCTGAGCGACGGCGGCGGCAGCGTCACCGACGTCGCGGACCACCTGGTGGCGGCCAAGCACGTGAGCGCGGACTGGGCCATAGCGGTACTCCAACGGGCCGCGGAGGAGTCACTGGCCGCCGACGACGAAGAACCGGCGATCAGATACATAGAGTTCGCCCTCTCCGTGTGTACCGAAGAGCGGCAGCGTGCCCTGCTGCGGATGCTGCTCGTCCGGACCAAGTGGCGCAGTGACCCGACAGGCGCCGCCCGCCACCTGTCACCGCTGCTCCAGGCGCAGCGCGAAGGCCACCTCGACGTGGAGCAGACTGCCTACCTGCTGCGCGTCCTCATGTGGCACGGGCGTATCCAGGACGGCAAGGAACTCATCACGCATCTGTCCCGCATCAGGCCGTCCGCGAACGAAGCGCCGAGCGCCGTCCTGACCGGTGCGCGCAACCTGCTCAGACACGCCTACCCCCAGTTCATCCCGCACGGATCGGGTGAGAGCGACCACCTCTTCGACAGCGCGACCACGCCGCCGGGCCAGCAGGCACAGGCGTCGGCCGTACTCAGTTCGGTCCTCGGGGAGAGCACCGGCGGGGACGAGCGGTGCATCAGGGTGGCCGAGCAGATCCTGCAGAGCACCCAGTTGAGCGACACGACGCTCGAATCCGTCTGCTCGGCCCTCCAGACGCTCATCTACGCGGAGCAGCCTCTCCTGGCGGGGCGCTGGTGCGACACGCTGCTCGCCGAAGCCGGCTCCCGCGGTGTGGTGACGTGGCAAGCGGTCCTGTCCGGGCTGCGGGCTGAGATCGCCCTGCGGGAGGGCGACCTGGTCCAGGCCGAGCGGTGCGCGGTCGGGGCGCTGACGCTGATTGGCGTGGAGGGCTGGGGTGTCGGCGTGGGGGCCACGCTGGGCACCCTCGTCCAGGCCGTCACCGCCCGGGGCGACTTCGACAACGCCCATAAGTACCTGCGGGAGCCGGTGCCCGCGGCCATGTTCCAGACCCGGTACGGCCTGACGTATCTGCGCGCCCGGGGCCGCTACTACCTGGCGACCGACCGGCTGCAGGCGGCGCTCGCGGATTTCAGCTACTGCGGTGAGCTGATGACCTTATGGCAGCTCGATTCCCCGGCGTTCGTACCGTGGCGGACCGACTCCGCCGAGGTCCTTCTCCGGCTGGGCGATCACGAGCAGGCGCGCGCGCTCACCAAGGAGCAGATGTCGCACATCGGTTCGCGCACCTCGCGGACGTACGGCGCCTCCTTGCGGGTCCTGGCGGGCACGGCAAGTCATCGTGGCCGGCTGAGTCTCCTGAAGGAGTCCGTCGAGGTCCTCCAGGCATGCGGTGACCGGCTGACCCTCACCCAGGCGCTCTTCGACCTCAGCTGCGCCCACGAGAGCATGGGTGAGTTCGGCAAGGCACAGATGATTTCGCGGCGTGCGGGGCGGCTGGCCAGGGAGAGCGGGGTGCAGCGGGTGCAGGATCCCGCACTCACCCGCCCGGAGGAGCCGATCGTGCTGCATCCTGCGCAGGCCGACACCTGGTCCCGGCCGGTGGACGAGGCCGCGTCGGCCGCCGACGTGCTGACCCTCTCCGAGCGCCGGGTTGCCGCGCTGGCCTCGCTCGGCTACACGAATCGTGAGATCTCCCGCAAGCTGCACATCACCGTCAGCACGGTGGAGCAGCACCTCACCAAGGTCTTCCGGAAGCTGCGGGTCAAGCGCAGGACGGACCTTCCCGTCGAGCTCGAGTTCGACGTCACCAGCCCGGCCTGCTGA